From uncultured Desulfobacter sp.:
GTGGAACCGATCCGGAAGAAAAAAGATATAAAGTCTATTTTGCAACTGCTATCCGGAAAACCCAGGGATTTGTTGCTTTTCACTATGGGGGTGAATAACGGTATCCGGGCCGGGGACCTTCTCAATATCAAGGTTGGAGATGTCCGGTACTTGAAACCCGGTCAGGTTCATCAAATCATTGAATCTAAGACTAAGAAAAAGAATGTTGTGGTGATAAACAAGTCCGTCCGGAAGGCTCTGGACAATTATTTGTCCCAGGGTGAACATAAAGAAGATGGCCATTACCTGTTCCGGAGCAGAAAGGGAGAGAATTCACCTTTGTCTGTCCAATCCGTTCATGGCTTGATAAAAAAATGGACACAGGCCATAAACCTCAAAGGCAATTACGGTACCCACACTTTAAGAAAAACCTGGGGATATCAACAACGGGTCAAATATGGTGTTGGATTCGATGTGATTGCCAAACGGTATAACCACTCTGACCCCAAAACCACCATGTTGTATTTGGGAATTGAAGATAAAGAAGTTCACAGCGTTCTAATGAACGAAATCGGCTAACGGCACCCCGTGGGGAATTTGCACCAAATGTTTAATGGAACCCAACTATACAACACCCTGCCAGTCTTGAAAAGGTGCGGCTAATACAATGCTTACGTCGGAATAAATTATCTTTACTGATTGACAAATTGTAAAGACTGCAATATCTTTGCTATATACAAAAAGTAAAGGAGGGGTTATGCCAAAGGTCAGTGCAAAAAGACAAATCACTTTGCCCGTAAGTCAGTGTCAAGCTCTGGGGATCGAACCAGGGGATGAAGTGGAAAGCTTTGTAGCTTATGGTCAGCTAACCATTGTAAAAAAGAAGCAGGGAGCCGCAAGAGGTATCTTAAAGCACGTCCAAGGGAATCCTTCTATGACTGATGAGGAGTCTATGGAGAGTTCCCTGCAATGATTGCAATCGACACCAACGTTTTGTTGCGATACCTGCTTGAAGATGATGCCGAGCAGTTTAAAAAAGCTGTCAAGTTAATTTCAGGTCAGCAGAAGATTTTAGTTACAGATGTCGTGCTGGTTGAAACGATCTGGACACTGAGTGGTAAAAAGTACCAGTTAAAGAAGCCTGAACTGGTGACAGTTCTTCAGTCGTTGTTCCAGGAACCGAATATAAGATTTGAAGATGGTCAAGCTGTGTGGCTGGCGCTTACCGATTATCGAAATGCAAAACCGGTGAAGGGTAAAGAAGCTGATTTTGCGGATGCCCTGATCGTCAACAAATCTAAGCGAGTCGCCAACAAAGAAAATCAACATTTTCATGGATCTTTCACTTTTGATCTTGCAGCACAAACTTTACCGGGGGCCAAGGCTCCAAAATAGCTGAAACGCCGGAAGATAAAATATTCATTAAAGGCGTTCACCAGAGAAAAGATTGGGCCAGGAAAGAAATCATTTTCTTCCTTCTATTCCTGCTCGCATTGATTTTTCCTGGAATAAAGATTTTTGAATCAAAATAAGAGGGACCCGGAGGCCTCCAGGGAGGGCACCGGCTATGGGAATCGGAGCAGCTAATATAAAAATCCTGGTATGGCGGAATAGGTAGACGCTTTGGGAGTGGTGAGTAAGCCATGAAAATCCTCCTCGATCTCACCATCCTTGGTGCAAATCCAAGGTGCCAGGATTTAATAATACATAGAATTAGAATAGGGGCTCATCCCCCAAATCCGTTATAATCAGAAAATTTTAAGTGAAATACTGGCGGACCGTGGCCGTCATATACGGCGCAAGGGACTTCAGGGCTACGGATAAGACAGACCGGGTTCGGGCCTGTTACCAGCATTGTGTATTGCAGTGGGTGTTAAGAAAAAAAATGACCAATCAATCCTTAAGGAAGCGGTTTGGATTGTCGAATCGCAGCGGCAACATCGTGTCTCAGATTATTTCTGCTGCCGCTGAACAGGGACTTATCAAGATTGATCCAGGGGCGCCGGATTCACGTAAATATGCCCGGTATATTCCTGCCTGGGCCTGATTTTATTTCAAGGCATTCGTACCTAATAGGCACACATATAAATAATATATTGATTTTTAAAGCTTTTTTTATTTCAACGCAACCGGAAGATGAAAAGGCCCTGGCATTGTTTACAAAAATTATAGGGAAAAATCATCCCCACACGAAAATTGTAAGAAATAATTTGAACCGGGTTTGAATGAATTAAAATAGGGAGGTAGGTCAATGGCCGATGAAAAGAAATAGGAAGTGATTTTTACCGTATCCGGGATAGACGATTCTGAGTATGACGACATTGTAGAAGAGATAGAATTATTTATCAAAAAAAAGGGTCTGGCTGTCCATACTGGTATCGGAATTGAGACAGAATAGGGGAGAAGACCATGCCAAAACGGGGGCTAAGCCGCCTTTAAAAGGTTTTCCGCCTCACGCGTCATGCCGGGAGACCATTGACAAAAGGTATCCCTTAAATTTTCGTTGAGAGTTTGAACACGCACTTGGAGTTACAAATGCGCCACCTGTTGCTATCGGTCATGGCTTCGTAACTTTCAGCCCCCGTTTTGGCATGGTCTCCTTGATTTCCGGAAAAGTGTGCCGGCACCTGCTGAAATCTTCTCATTTCTCTTTCATGATTGACAAGGCCCTGAAATTTATTTTTTAAGGAACTGGGGGGGGGGAAGCGATGAATCAAAACGAATCTTTATCCATGCTCCGGCAGCTCATGCTTGAATTTGCCGGACAAACCGGACTTTTACCACAGGGAAAACCTTTGCGGCGATACCTGTGGACAGATGCCTTTGCCGTCTGCAATTTCCTGGAACTTTATCGCCGGACAGGTGACGACAGCTTCAAGTCCCTTGCGTTGCTGCTGGTAAACCAGGTTCATGAGCAACTCGGCCGCCACCGTGAGGATGATGCCCGGACCGGCTGGCTTAGCGGTCTGGATGAAGGTGAAGGCAGACGTCACCCGACAGCCGGCGGCCTGAGGATCGGCAAAAAGATGAACGAACGGGGCCTAGCCGACCCCCTGGACGAAGATCTCGAGTGGGATCGTGACGGCCAGTACTACCATTACCTGACCAAGTGGATGCATGCACTCAACCGTGTCAGTGTTGTCACGGCAGATCCCGTTTACAACATCTGGGCGCGGGAGCTTGCCAGGACGGTCCATGCCAGGTTCGTCTTTACGCCACCCGCCCTTAACCGGCAATACATCTACTGGAAGATGAGCATCGACCTCTCCCGTTCTCTGGTTCCCACCATGGGCCATCACGACCCTGTCGACGGATTCATCACCTACAGCCAGCTGCAGGCCATTGCGGCTGACACATCACCACAGTTTCGGCGGCGGCCGGATCTTCGCCGGGAGATCGCTGAACTGGACGGGATTTGCCAGGGGAAAAGCTGGGTAACCGATGATCCGCTGGGCATCGGCGGCCTTTTGTGCTGTGCCTATCAGGTGGCCCAAATGATCGGCAGCGGATATTTTCAACGGCACGACCTGCTTGAAGCTTTACTGAACGACGCCCTGCTGGGTTTAGAGGCCTATGCGGCCCGCAATCCCCTGGTGCTGAACGCAGAACATCGGCTGGCATTCAGGGAACTGGGTCTGACCATTGGCATGCACGCAGCAGAACGGCTGTCCGGACTGCTATCGGAAAAAAACGATCTGTTCAGAAACCGAAATGCTTTGCGCCAGCACACGGATAGCCTGATGCGCTACAAACCGTTGATTGAAACCATCGAAAATTTTTGGCTTGAAGATTCCGCCAGAAAGGCAAACACTTGGCGAGAGCATCTTGATATCAACATGGTTATGCTGGCGACCAGTCTGGCACCTGATGGTTTCCTGCAATCCAGCTGACCGGTTGAAAAAGATCAATTTCTCCGAAAAACAGACTTGAAAAAAGGAGGGATTCCGGGACATGGTGAAAGCGCCGGGATAAACCGGCATAGAGTAGGTGATGAAAGAGTCCCACATGAAAGGATTAGCCGATCCATCATGGACCCGAGTCATGTGCGGGCAGTCGTGAGGCTGCATGTGAAGCAGTTGACAGGGGAAACGTAGGCCAGCCATTGAGCTCCGAAATCACCTTATCCGGGGTGCCGACTACGTATTGTGGTTGCGAAGGCAACACGGGATCTGTCGGTATATGGCAAGACATATTTTGGCCCCGCGGATTAATGGTCCTGGGACTGTGACCCAGCTTTTGAAGATGTTTTTTTAAAGGCTATGACATGGTTATGTTCAACATCATTTTTCGGGCTGGGTATCATGTCGTGATTCATTTTTCCACACAATAGGGGTTATGGTTTTTTATACCTTATTATATAGGGCTGAAATTAATCAATGGAAATAGTTAAACATAATGCCTTTTATGTGCAATAAAAATTCGCCGAGAATCCGGCCACTATTTTTTTTATGCAACATGATTATTTAGGGATAATTATGGGAGATGTGCGAGGACGCGGCCAAAAAATAAAATCTACGAGGTCAAGGAAAAAGCTTGGTTAGAACCTAATCCATAAAAGAGTCGATACAGAGCGATCTCTCCTTATCTGACCGAGTCCTTATGGCAAATACCCAGACTGTTCATGTTTTTATTGACAAGATTTATTCTGGTATTGTATAAATTATTTTATAAAACTGACTCAATTGTTGCGTTCAGATAAAGATCTCCGGAACTCACTTTTCGATATTCGCTTAGAGCAGAGCTGAATCACATACCCAATCCGTAAATGACAGTTTGACTAAAATCGACTATTTATGTGCAACCGACCGACACGTATGGTGGCGTCGAAGGAGCGGAGCTATGTCCGGTACCCCGGATTATCCATGGATTGGGGCTTTCGACTTGAGGGAGGTTTATGGGCCTAAAGGAAATAATTGAAAGTGACACTATTCTAATCGGGAGTATTACCGCGTTGATTTTGAACAAAAGGGGTCGGACACGATATTTACGAAAGGTGTTGTAAAAACCGTGTTTACCTCATTTTTTCTTATTCACAGTTGAGCTATGACCTACATTTCGCTTGTCTCTGTAACTGCCGTAATTTATGAGAAATAAAGTTGTGCATTCTTACTCAACTTTAACTCCGCTATTAATAAATTCAGATAGTTATAAATTAAAGAGCAAAATGTAGGATAGGAGGAACAGTCATGAACAAAAAAAAAGCTGATCAGCCTTTAGAAATGGTGGATGGTCATTACGCTGGGACAGAGAATATACCTCCCCGGTTTGTTCGTATTGAGCTATTTCCTGACCAAGCTGTACTTAGAGAATTGTCTGGTATAGTAGAAAGACACATTCAGTTGAGTGACTTAAAAAAAATCAAGGTCACCGCCGCTTATAGTGCATCAGATTTTGCAAGTATATCATTCCACAAAGCTGGATTTATAGATAGCATTGGCGAAGCCCTCACACATGTTAGTATCAATCAGTGTAATTAAACATTGGGACGAAATCTGTCATAGGATTCTGAGAAAACTTTTGAATTTATTAGGTTTTGTTGGAGTTCATACCTCCCGATTTTTATCCATTTATTAACCTTATTTTTGGGGAACTGGTTTCGTCGAGATTGTTTTATATATCAACTAATTATCTGTTCTGCTATGGGGATTTCCACCCAAATGTGCAATTACGCCCGTCCCTAACTGACAAAAAAAGGAGAGAGATATGAAATCCAGATTCAGCAAAGCGATTAGGGCGTCGAAGAGGATGGAGGAAACGCTTATGAGAATACTGCTTCTCATTTTTCTGCTCGCAAACTACGATTGTGCGCTTGCTCAAGGCACTGTCGTGCGCTTTGTTGACGTGCTCGGTGAAGGGCAGATAAAGGAATCGCTTACGATAACACTGAAATTATTGGACCTTCATATCGTCTCGATTGACTTTGAGTTGGATGAAGAAACGCTGAAGAAGGTTGTTGACATTAACCTCTTGCCTGGCAAGTACTCCTATGAAATATCAGCAAGAACGAAAGTGGAAGACAGATGGTTTCAATCTAAATGTCACGCGAAAGGCGTGGTGAATATTCGCGGTGGAGAGGTATTTGGCTTCTGTATCACATCAGATCCTAGGGAGGGCGATTATGACTGTGAACTTCGGCAAATAGGCAGCATGTACGCGGAACCAACGCCCCCTATATATTCGGCACCGCCCCAACGTTGTAATAGTACAGCCTGGTACGCCTGCAATAGGCAATGCCATGAGATGCAGCGAAGGTGTAACTCCGCCTGCGGCGGTAGCATCGGCCGAGCGTTTAGTTGCTACTCTTCGTGCAGACAACAAGCAGATACTTGTCTGAGAAACTGCAAATTTCGATACTGCCCTTAAAAAGCATCAACTACGTGACTACTCCCACCACTAAGCCGCAGTTATAGGGGTTTGAAGCCCAATGGATCGATTATGTAAAGCTTTACATAATCGTACTTATCAAAACTTTATTGTTATGCAAAGTATCTATGAATCGGAGCTGAAAATAAAGAACGTTCAGCTCCGATAACTTTTCATAATGATCAACCTCGTAAGGATTCAATTAATCGGTCTGGCACTGTGAATTGACCCTTGCGAAGTGATGGCGGTATTACAGTTTCAATAGCTGATAGCTTTTCAGTTGGATCTGCCCGCAAATAGATTTCTGTTGTTTGCATATTCGCATGCCCAAGCCACAAAGCGACTTGACGCAGATCTCCGGTTGCCTGATAGATCATCATCGCACAGCTATGTCTAAGTGTATGAGGCGAGACTTTTTTTGCCAACTAACGATGTGCAGGTTTCCATAGCCTGACGTACAGATTTATCCAGCAAGTAAACAAAGCCCATACGTGTCATGGCTCGACCTTGAGCATTGAAGAACAGTTCCGGCACAGAAATATCACCACGTACAGCCAACCATGCTCGTACATCTGCGGCGGTTTGTTTCCAAAGCGGAAGCGCTCGCTGTCGCCGGCCTTTTCCCATAATATGGATAGTCGGTGTAGACTGCAAGCTGATAGCAGTTACCGGCGTACTGATCAGTTCTGATACCCGTAATCCTGCCGCAAAACAAAGATGCAACATTGCCCGATCACGAATACCATAACGAGTTCGGGTATCCGGTACATTCAAGATTGCCTGGACCTCTGATAGAGAGAGGTAGTGAACCAACGTCTGATCGGTTTTCTTAGTCGGAATGGCTAAAATCTCTCGAGTATGTGCCAACAGCGATGGAACACGGAATTCAATGAAGCGCATGAACGACTTAATCGCTGCCAGACGAGCATTGCGTGTGCTTGGGCTGTTGCCCCGATCGGACTCCAGATAGCCCAAGAATTCCATCACAAGCCGTGCATCAATTTGCTCCAAATATAGTTTGGGGTTTGAAGCCCAATGGTACGATTATGCAAAGCTTTACATAATTATTCTTATCAAAACTTTATTGTTATGCAAAGTATCTATGAATCGGAGCTGAAAATAAAGAACGTTCAGCTCCGATAACTTTTCATAATGATCAACCTCGTAAGGATTCAATTAATCGGTCTGGCACTGTGAATTGACCCCTGCGAAGTGATGGCGGTATTACAGTTTCAATAGCTGATAGCTTTTCAGTTGGATCTGCCCGCAAATAGATTTCTGCTGTTTGCATATTCGCATGCCCAAGCCACAAAGCGACTTGACGCAGATCTCCGGTTGCCTGATAGATCATCATCGCACAGCTATGGCGCAGTGTATGAGGCGAGACTTTTTTGCCAACTAACGATGTGCAGGTTTCCATAGCCTGACGTACAGATTTATCCAGCAAGTAGACAAAGCCCATACGTGTCATGGCTCGACCTTGAGCATTGCAGAATAGTTCCGGCACAGAAATATCACCACGTACAGCCAACCATGCTCGCACATCTGCGGCGGTTTGTTTCCAAAGCGGAAGCGCTCGCTGTCGCCGGCCTTTTCCCATAATATGGATAGTCGGTGTAGACTGCAAGCTGATAGCAGTTACCGGCGTACTGATCAGTTCTGATACCCGTAATCCTGCCGCAAAACAAAGATGCAACATTGCCCGATCACGAATACCATAACGAGTTCGGGTATCCGGTACATTCAAGATTGCCTGGACCTCTGATAGAGAGAGGTAGTGAACCAACGTCTGATCGGTTTTCTTAGTCGGAATGGCTAAAATCTCTCGAGTATGTGCCAACAGCGATGGAACACGGAATTCAATGAAGCGCATGAACGACTTAATCGCTGCCAGACGAGCATTGCGTGTGCTTGGGCTGTTGCCCCGATCGGACTCCAGATAGCCCAAGAATTCCATCACAAGCCGTGCATCAATCTGCTCCAAATATAGTTTGGAGGGGGGGACCCCAAAATGTCGACTAGCATATTCAAACAATAACTGGAAACTATAAGCGTAGCTATTGCAGGTGTGGATACTCGCGCCACGTTGAAGTGGTAACCGTTCGCGTAAAAACACACTAATGTGTGATGCAATTGGTGTCATGATGCACCTCCGTAGATAAACCTTTCGCATTTATGGGCAATATCAACCATCAGTTCAGGGGTACTTTCCAAATACCAGAACGTGCTATGGACTTTGGCGTGTCCCATGTAAGTGCTTAGGGCCAGTATATGTCGGCTTATATGATCGCGTGTGCCAGTGCACATTAATAAAGATTTCACAGCAAAACTGTGTCGCAAATCCATTAATCGAGGCTGGCGGTGACCTGGTTTTCCATGGATGCCTGCGGATTGCATCACTTTACGAAAAGTCTCAGATACGATAGTGTGTGAAAGTTTACTGCCACGGCGTGAAATAAACAGGTGTGGATCATGACAGGAAACCTGAAATCGCCGTGTTAGATAGTCATTCAGAGCTAACCATGTTGTCTCGTGCAAAGGTATTAATCGACTTTTTTTGAATTTGCTCTCACGAATGACCAATCCGTCAACGGTGACATCGTTTATTTTTAATGATCGTGCTTCTGAAACCCGCATCCCCGTAGTCGCAAGCAACCCGAATAAAATACTATAGGTATAAGGCCGCAACGTACCGGATGGACCAAGTTTTTGTGCAGAGGCAATGAGATGTTGGATTTCTTGATCGCTGAAGATATAGGGTGTTGGTCGTTGACGTTGATTACAGAATAAATATTCAGGCGGGATCTGATGTCGAGGATCTTCAGCGCGTACAAAATAAGCAAAACGAATCACTATAGATAACCGGTTATGACGCTGTGCCTCTGAGGTACCTTTGCTTGCCCAGTCAATCGCTGTTTTCGAAACCACATGAGTCTCTCCACGTGCGGAAGCAAAGCCTGCAAAATCGCGCAAATAGAATTCGACAGCCTTGAGTTGAAAACCGACTAAACGCCGTATTGATAGATATCTATCGACAGATGTCATTAACATGGCGTAACCTCCGGCCATGGAATGGCTATTTCTTGAAGCAGTTTCACATCGACTTTTGCGTAAACAGCCGTTGTCTCAACTGAGCTATGACGTAAGACAGCCCCAATCGTTGGCAGGCTTACCCCTTGTCGTAACATCTCCGTAGCTGCAGAATGGCGTAAAACATGTGCACCGTTTGACGGAGCCTTGACACCGGCACGATGGATTGCCCTGGTGACAATATGGCCAACCGCACGATAAGTCAGATGTCCTAAGGGTGCAATGGCGGTAATAAATACATGAGTATCGTTCACTTTTGGTCGATATGATAGGTAAGCCAACAGTGCGTCGCCTACTTCCTGTGGCAAAGGCAACAGGGTTTCCTGCCGATTTTTTCCTTTTACTTTTATAACGCCTGATTGCCAATCTATTGAGGAGAGTTTTAAGCTGGCAACGTCACCCGCACGTAATCCCAGACGCGCGAGCAATAATAGAACTGATCGATCGCGTACACCGACAGGCGTTGAGAGATTACAACTGGCAATGACCTGTTCAACCGTATCTGCCGGTAAATATTTCGGTAAAGTGGCCAGACGCCAACGCGCGAAGGTAGGGATGGCATGATCTATCCCTGGTGTGCAACGACCGGTGGCTATCAAAAAACGTAAAAACATTCGCACTGAAGTAACCACTGTTTTAGCATTACCGGAACCATGACGATTGGCACGGTTTACAACAAATGTGCGCAATGTTTCTGCTGTATATTTTTCCGGTTGATCGCCCAAAGTTTTCAATAAATCGATGATAGTAAGGCGATAATTGTTGAGTGTAGAATCCATTGTACCGCGCTGAATTTTCATCCACTGACAAAAGGAGACAAATAAATCGGGTTCGGTGGATTCTGGTAGTGCCTGCCTGGAGTTACTGACCTCTTTAAGAAAAGAAACAAAATGCCGGGCACCTACGAAATCATGGCTATAATTGCCGCAAGGATACTTCAGCGTGCGATGTTTTTGTAAATATTTGCCAAAATTCATGATCACATCTGCATCGGGGTGTTGCCATTTTTTCTCAATGCCTTCTGCCCAACGTGCAAAGCAATCAGCGCCGCGGATATGACGGCGTATACCATAACTATATGTATATCCGCGTTTTTCAAACCAATTAATAAACTCTTCGAGATAGGGACCTATCGGTCCTTGTTGGTATTTCCTCAATGTTTGAGGATCTGTGAAATAGTGTTTTAGCATGTTGCCCTCCTTCAGTCGTGACCCTGATGGGCGGCAATATTATGTAAAGTGTTTTCAGGGCCAGATTGAATAAAATAGTTAAGTTAGCAGCCAATTACTGCCCTCATAGACAACATACTTTGCATAACAATAAAGTTTTGATAAGTACGAAAAGTTACTATAAGGGGGGCTAAGTCCAAAACCGCAAAATTTCCGCCTGAGAATTTTGTCCGCGAATGTCCGCAATACCCTCTAAACAACCTGGGTGTTTCAATTCCCACGCTTTACCGATGGTGCCCTACTTCAGAAAATGCTAAAGATTATATTTAAAAAATATTACATATTGAGAGGTTATCCCGATATCCAGGCCCCCACTACCCAACATTGCTTCTGGTAGTCCTGACATTTTCAGAATACTTTCCAGATGATGTTAATGATTTTATCATTGATTTTTTAAACATTTATCCAGATCTGGTTATTGTTACTTTCCGGATGTTATCCCGTTAGATAAGTGAATACCGAAGATAAACGGAAACCACAGATCAACTTGTTGGGCATTCCCTTATGATCCCCTTCGTTAAAGGCCATATCTGGCCATTGGAGAATTTCAATGCATGTTCCATCCGCTGAGAAAGATAAACATTACCTTGAATCATTAATTGAGCAGGGAGACTGGAAGGCATTAATCCGTTACTGGCTTGCTCATGTTTTAGAGCCTGAAGGATTAGATTGCGCCATAAAAATTCTCTCAGAACCTGCACGGTCTTCAACAGAACTTGGTTTAGCCGATTATTTTTCTTCAATACAAAATGTTCCTGCAAGTTCTTGGCATCCTCCAGATGACGCGTTGCTTGCCACA
This genomic window contains:
- a CDS encoding tyrosine-type recombinase/integrase, producing MEKGQNFNHPKKGSRIEVEPIRKKKDIKSILQLLSGKPRDLLLFTMGVNNGIRAGDLLNIKVGDVRYLKPGQVHQIIESKTKKKNVVVINKSVRKALDNYLSQGEHKEDGHYLFRSRKGENSPLSVQSVHGLIKKWTQAINLKGNYGTHTLRKTWGYQQRVKYGVGFDVIAKRYNHSDPKTTMLYLGIEDKEVHSVLMNEIG
- a CDS encoding AbrB/MazE/SpoVT family DNA-binding domain-containing protein codes for the protein MPKVSAKRQITLPVSQCQALGIEPGDEVESFVAYGQLTIVKKKQGAARGILKHVQGNPSMTDEESMESSLQ
- a CDS encoding type II toxin-antitoxin system VapC family toxin, producing the protein MIAIDTNVLLRYLLEDDAEQFKKAVKLISGQQKILVTDVVLVETIWTLSGKKYQLKKPELVTVLQSLFQEPNIRFEDGQAVWLALTDYRNAKPVKGKEADFADALIVNKSKRVANKENQHFHGSFTFDLAAQTLPGAKAPK
- a CDS encoding tyrosine-type recombinase/integrase, yielding MGYLESDRGNSPSTRNARLAAIKSFMRFIEFRVPSLLAHTREILAIPTKKTDQTLVHYLSLSEVQAILNVPDTRTRYGIRDRAMLHLCFAAGLRVSELISTPVTAISLQSTPTIHIMGKGRRQRALPLWKQTAADVRAWLAVRGDISVPELFFNAQGRAMTRMGFVYLLDKSVRQAMETCTSLVGKKSLASYT
- a CDS encoding tyrosine-type recombinase/integrase, which encodes MTPIASHISVFLRERLPLQRGASIHTCNSYAYSFQLLFEYASRHFGVPPSKLYLEQIDARLVMEFLGYLESDRGNSPSTRNARLAAIKSFMRFIEFRVPSLLAHTREILAIPTKKTDQTLVHYLSLSEVQAILNVPDTRTRYGIRDRAMLHLCFAAGLRVSELISTPVTAISLQSTPTIHIMGKGRRQRALPLWKQTAADVRAWLAVRGDISVPELFCNAQGRAMTRMGFVYLLDKSVRQAMETCTSLVGKKVSPHTLRHSCAMMIYQATGDLRQVALWLGHANMQTAEIYLRADPTEKLSAIETVIPPSLRRGQFTVPDRLIESLRG
- a CDS encoding tyrosine-type recombinase/integrase, whose product is MLMTSVDRYLSIRRLVGFQLKAVEFYLRDFAGFASARGETHVVSKTAIDWASKGTSEAQRHNRLSIVIRFAYFVRAEDPRHQIPPEYLFCNQRQRPTPYIFSDQEIQHLIASAQKLGPSGTLRPYTYSILFGLLATTGMRVSEARSLKINDVTVDGLVIRESKFKKSRLIPLHETTWLALNDYLTRRFQVSCHDPHLFISRRGSKLSHTIVSETFRKVMQSAGIHGKPGHRQPRLMDLRHSFAVKSLLMCTGTRDHISRHILALSTYMGHAKVHSTFWYLESTPELMVDIAHKCERFIYGGAS
- a CDS encoding tyrosine-type recombinase/integrase yields the protein MLKHYFTDPQTLRKYQQGPIGPYLEEFINWFEKRGYTYSYGIRRHIRGADCFARWAEGIEKKWQHPDADVIMNFGKYLQKHRTLKYPCGNYSHDFVGARHFVSFLKEVSNSRQALPESTEPDLFVSFCQWMKIQRGTMDSTLNNYRLTIIDLLKTLGDQPEKYTAETLRTFVVNRANRHGSGNAKTVVTSVRMFLRFLIATGRCTPGIDHAIPTFARWRLATLPKYLPADTVEQVIASCNLSTPVGVRDRSVLLLLARLGLRAGDVASLKLSSIDWQSGVIKVKGKNRQETLLPLPQEVGDALLAYLSYRPKVNDTHVFITAIAPLGHLTYRAVGHIVTRAIHRAGVKAPSNGAHVLRHSAATEMLRQGVSLPTIGAVLRHSSVETTAVYAKVDVKLLQEIAIPWPEVTPC